In the Daphnia pulicaria isolate SC F1-1A chromosome 2, SC_F0-13Bv2, whole genome shotgun sequence genome, one interval contains:
- the LOC124326309 gene encoding nuclear distribution protein nudE-like 1-A isoform X3: protein MDPEKVPHFASAQEEARYWRLKAEEFQRIGEDARLELEEYQESSRELEAELETQIKQAEHQVRELRSNNHRLLIEHNSLKEKFEALSREHHTRVNELETHVHQLRAKNEDTTKRIRQLEQTNDDLERANRATLGSLEDFETRLHTAIERNAFLESELDDKESLAVMVQRLKDETKDLKQELQVRQKAIHETPDNEKQEKAVVDENEKSDPTKSPLAYPASNNNNKLPSSVPLKPLAVTDTGITQAARHSALNIVGDLLRRVGCLRQQLSNVQNPSPGVYYPLFPRR from the exons ATGGACCCAGAGAAAGTACCTCACTTCGCATCCGCACAGGAGGAAGCACGATATTGGAGATTAAAAGCCGAAGAATTCCAGAGAAT TGGTGAAGATGCCAGACTAGAGTTGGAAGAATATCAG GAATCGAGTAGAGAACTAGAAGCCGAGTTGGAGACTCAAATCAAACAAGCCGAACACCAAGTCCGTGAATTACGATCCAACAATCACCGGTTATTAATTGAACACAATTCTTTGAAA GAAAAATTCGAAGCACTCAGTCGAGAGCACCACACTCGAGTGAACGAGCTGGAAACGCATGTGCATCAACTACGAGCCAAAAACGAAGATACAACCAAGCGAATCAGACAGCTAGAGCAAACCAACGATGATCTAGAACGAGCGAATCG AGCGACGCTGGGATCGTTAGAAGATTTCGAGACGCGGCTGCACACGGCCATCGAGCGCAACGCATTCCTCGAGTCCGAACTAGACGATAAAGAGTCGCTGGCCGTTATGGTCCAACGGTTAAAAGACGAAACCAAAG ATTTGAAGCAAGAACTTCAGGTTCGGCAGAAGGCCATTCACGAGACACCGGACAACGAAAAGCAAGAGAAAGCCGTTGTAGACGAAAACGAAAAATCGGATCCGACGAAATCGCCGCTGGCCTACCCTGCgagcaataacaacaacaaactgcCCTCCAGCGTGCCCCTCAAAC CATTGGCAGTGACCGACACGGGAATCACTCAGGCAGCCCGGCATTCCGCCTTGAACATTGTTGGAGATTTGCTTCGACGAGTTGGG TGTTTAAGGCAGCAGCTCAGCAACGTCCAAAATCCATCACCTGGAGTTTACTACCCACTCTTTCCCAG gcGTTAG
- the LOC124326309 gene encoding nuclear distribution protein nudE-like 1-A isoform X1, translating to MDPEKVPHFASAQEEARYWRLKAEEFQRIGEDARLELEEYQESSRELEAELETQIKQAEHQVRELRSNNHRLLIEHNSLKEKFEALSREHHTRVNELETHVHQLRAKNEDTTKRIRQLEQTNDDLERANRATLGSLEDFETRLHTAIERNAFLESELDDKESLAVMVQRLKDETKDLKQELQVRQKAIHETPDNEKQEKAVVDENEKSDPTKSPLAYPASNNNNKLPSSVPLKPLAVTDTGITQAARHSALNIVGDLLRRVGCLRQQLSNVQNPSPGVYYPLFPRCQNEPQLSVCERSPSMPSSPPLALENKLSTCRTMVKEGNGTVKEATRGKLLSRATSTAAPVQSIIRA from the exons ATGGACCCAGAGAAAGTACCTCACTTCGCATCCGCACAGGAGGAAGCACGATATTGGAGATTAAAAGCCGAAGAATTCCAGAGAAT TGGTGAAGATGCCAGACTAGAGTTGGAAGAATATCAG GAATCGAGTAGAGAACTAGAAGCCGAGTTGGAGACTCAAATCAAACAAGCCGAACACCAAGTCCGTGAATTACGATCCAACAATCACCGGTTATTAATTGAACACAATTCTTTGAAA GAAAAATTCGAAGCACTCAGTCGAGAGCACCACACTCGAGTGAACGAGCTGGAAACGCATGTGCATCAACTACGAGCCAAAAACGAAGATACAACCAAGCGAATCAGACAGCTAGAGCAAACCAACGATGATCTAGAACGAGCGAATCG AGCGACGCTGGGATCGTTAGAAGATTTCGAGACGCGGCTGCACACGGCCATCGAGCGCAACGCATTCCTCGAGTCCGAACTAGACGATAAAGAGTCGCTGGCCGTTATGGTCCAACGGTTAAAAGACGAAACCAAAG ATTTGAAGCAAGAACTTCAGGTTCGGCAGAAGGCCATTCACGAGACACCGGACAACGAAAAGCAAGAGAAAGCCGTTGTAGACGAAAACGAAAAATCGGATCCGACGAAATCGCCGCTGGCCTACCCTGCgagcaataacaacaacaaactgcCCTCCAGCGTGCCCCTCAAAC CATTGGCAGTGACCGACACGGGAATCACTCAGGCAGCCCGGCATTCCGCCTTGAACATTGTTGGAGATTTGCTTCGACGAGTTGGG TGTTTAAGGCAGCAGCTCAGCAACGTCCAAAATCCATCACCTGGAGTTTACTACCCACTCTTTCCCAGGTGCCAAAATGAACCCCAACTCTCTGTGTGTGAGAGATCCCCTTCAATGCCGTCCTCCCCTCCACTT gcGTTAGAGAACAAATTATCAACGTGCCGGACTATGGTGAAGGAGGGCAACGGGACGGTCAAGGAAGCTACTAG GGGGAAATTGTTGAGTCGTGCAACTTCGACGGCAGCGCCGGTGCAGAGTATCATTCGAGCTTAA
- the LOC124326309 gene encoding nuclear distribution protein nudE-like 1-A isoform X2: MDPEKVPHFASAQEEARYWRLKAEEFQRIGEDARLELEEYQESSRELEAELETQIKQAEHQVRELRSNNHRLLIEHNSLKEKFEALSREHHTRVNELETHVHQLRAKNEDTTKRIRQLEQTNDDLERANRATLGSLEDFETRLHTAIERNAFLESELDDKESLAVMVQRLKDETKDLKQELQVRQKAIHETPDNEKQEKAVVDENEKSDPTKSPLAYPASNNNNKLPSSVPLKPLAVTDTGITQAARHSALNIVGDLLRRVGALENKLSTCRTMVKEGNGTVKEATRGKLLSRATSTAAPVQSIIRA, encoded by the exons ATGGACCCAGAGAAAGTACCTCACTTCGCATCCGCACAGGAGGAAGCACGATATTGGAGATTAAAAGCCGAAGAATTCCAGAGAAT TGGTGAAGATGCCAGACTAGAGTTGGAAGAATATCAG GAATCGAGTAGAGAACTAGAAGCCGAGTTGGAGACTCAAATCAAACAAGCCGAACACCAAGTCCGTGAATTACGATCCAACAATCACCGGTTATTAATTGAACACAATTCTTTGAAA GAAAAATTCGAAGCACTCAGTCGAGAGCACCACACTCGAGTGAACGAGCTGGAAACGCATGTGCATCAACTACGAGCCAAAAACGAAGATACAACCAAGCGAATCAGACAGCTAGAGCAAACCAACGATGATCTAGAACGAGCGAATCG AGCGACGCTGGGATCGTTAGAAGATTTCGAGACGCGGCTGCACACGGCCATCGAGCGCAACGCATTCCTCGAGTCCGAACTAGACGATAAAGAGTCGCTGGCCGTTATGGTCCAACGGTTAAAAGACGAAACCAAAG ATTTGAAGCAAGAACTTCAGGTTCGGCAGAAGGCCATTCACGAGACACCGGACAACGAAAAGCAAGAGAAAGCCGTTGTAGACGAAAACGAAAAATCGGATCCGACGAAATCGCCGCTGGCCTACCCTGCgagcaataacaacaacaaactgcCCTCCAGCGTGCCCCTCAAAC CATTGGCAGTGACCGACACGGGAATCACTCAGGCAGCCCGGCATTCCGCCTTGAACATTGTTGGAGATTTGCTTCGACGAGTTGGG gcGTTAGAGAACAAATTATCAACGTGCCGGACTATGGTGAAGGAGGGCAACGGGACGGTCAAGGAAGCTACTAG GGGGAAATTGTTGAGTCGTGCAACTTCGACGGCAGCGCCGGTGCAGAGTATCATTCGAGCTTAA